Proteins co-encoded in one Garra rufa chromosome 7, GarRuf1.0, whole genome shotgun sequence genomic window:
- the LOC141339088 gene encoding protein BTG1, whose product MKTEVSTAANFVARLLRGTGLLSEEQLQQFRFSLEEALGDHYRHHWFPNAPCRGSGYRCIRINHKMDPLIGKAACTIGLTKERLFSLLPSELTMWVDPYEVSYRIGEDGSICVLYESAPPSDTNQTDSCKDELRIGRSSPSKPFGMMTCSS is encoded by the exons ATGAAAACCGAAGTCTCCACTGCTGCTAACTTTGTCGCTCGTCTGCTGAGAGGAACAGGACTGCTTTCAGAAGAACAGCTGCAACAATTCAGATTCTCGTTGGAAGAAGCTTTGGGGG ATCATTATCGGCACCACTGGTTCCCAAACGCACCCTGCCGAGGTTCGGGTTACAGGTGCATCCGGATCAACCACAAGATGGACCCTTTGATAGGCAAAGCGGCCTGTACGATCGGACTCACAAAAGAGCGACTCTTTTCACTGCTGCCAAGCGAACTCACCATGTGGGTCGACCCGTATGAAGTGTCCTACCGGATCGGTGAGGACGGGTCCATATGCGTCCTCTACGAGTCCGCGCCTCCGTCCGACACAAACCAGACGGACAGCTGCAAAGATGAACTGAGAATTGGACGGTCAAGTCCGTCCAAACCCTTCGGCATGATGACCTGCTCCAGCTGA